In Pseudomonas fluorescens, one genomic interval encodes:
- the gltS gene encoding sodium/glutamate symporter: protein MIQLDFYGTLVAASLVLLLGRGLIARVGFLRNYNIPEPVAGGLVVALGLLILRTFDIEIRFDTSLQAPLMLAFFATIGLSADFANLKKGGRVVGIFLLAVTGLLVVQNALGIGLAKTLGLDPLMGLLTGSITLAGGHGTGAAWGTVFSEKYGLASASELAIASATFGLVLGGLIGGPVARLLIKRVEVPGCQFQETPRMPKGFEQPNKERSITPFSFIETLALIAVSLLAGNLLNGFLHGTAFELPTFVCVLFVGVMLRNGLSALGLYQVFEREVSVLGNVSLSLFLAIALMSLKLWDLAALALPIFIILAAQTLVMALFAIFVTFRVMGSNYDAAVLAAGHCGFGLGATPTAIANMQAVTQRFGPSQIAFLVVPMVGAFFIDIINVIVIKLYLALPFFVAV, encoded by the coding sequence ATGATCCAGCTCGATTTTTATGGAACGCTCGTGGCCGCCTCTCTGGTGCTATTACTGGGGCGCGGACTTATTGCACGAGTCGGATTTCTGCGTAATTACAATATTCCTGAACCCGTCGCCGGTGGACTGGTGGTTGCGCTGGGTTTATTGATATTGCGAACTTTTGATATAGAAATCAGATTCGATACTTCACTGCAGGCGCCGTTGATGTTGGCGTTCTTTGCCACTATCGGTTTGAGCGCAGACTTTGCCAACCTGAAAAAGGGTGGTCGCGTAGTCGGCATATTTCTACTGGCGGTTACCGGGCTTCTGGTGGTTCAGAACGCTTTGGGCATTGGCCTTGCCAAAACGTTGGGTCTTGATCCGTTGATGGGGCTCCTGACGGGTTCGATCACGCTTGCGGGCGGTCATGGTACGGGGGCGGCGTGGGGCACGGTATTCAGTGAAAAGTACGGTCTTGCTTCGGCCTCCGAGCTTGCAATCGCCTCGGCAACCTTCGGCTTGGTCCTGGGCGGTTTGATAGGTGGGCCTGTGGCCCGCCTGCTCATCAAACGCGTTGAGGTGCCCGGTTGCCAGTTTCAAGAAACGCCACGGATGCCAAAGGGTTTTGAGCAGCCGAACAAAGAGCGCTCGATTACGCCCTTTTCGTTTATCGAGACACTTGCATTGATCGCGGTCAGTTTATTGGCTGGCAATCTTCTGAATGGCTTTCTGCACGGAACCGCATTCGAGTTGCCAACGTTTGTCTGCGTTTTGTTTGTGGGGGTGATGCTGCGTAACGGGCTATCGGCGCTGGGCCTGTATCAGGTATTCGAGCGTGAAGTGTCGGTGCTGGGCAATGTCAGCCTGTCGCTGTTTCTGGCAATTGCCTTGATGTCTCTCAAACTCTGGGATCTGGCAGCGTTGGCACTGCCGATATTCATCATCCTGGCTGCGCAAACGTTGGTCATGGCGCTGTTTGCGATTTTTGTGACATTCAGAGTGATGGGCAGTAACTACGACGCGGCGGTCCTGGCGGCGGGGCATTGCGGTTTTGGCCTGGGCGCAACGCCAACCGCCATTGCCAACATGCAGGCGGTGACGCAGCGTTTCGGGCCTT
- a CDS encoding DUF4870 domain-containing protein has product MSDEQELLPKPSQEVRQWAMFCHLSALLGIWIPFGNLIGPLILWQMKRETDPFIDAQGKEALNFQITVAIAAAICLLLMVLIIGFFLLGLLAIGALVLTIIAGVKANEGFPYRYPFTWRLIK; this is encoded by the coding sequence ATGAGTGATGAGCAAGAGTTGCTGCCCAAGCCGAGCCAGGAGGTTCGTCAATGGGCGATGTTTTGTCACTTGTCCGCCTTGCTGGGGATCTGGATTCCGTTCGGCAACCTGATCGGGCCGCTGATCCTGTGGCAAATGAAGCGCGAGACCGATCCATTCATCGACGCTCAGGGCAAGGAAGCGCTGAACTTTCAAATCACCGTGGCGATTGCTGCCGCGATCTGTCTGCTGCTGATGGTGTTGATCATCGGCTTCTTCTTGCTGGGCCTGCTGGCCATCGGCGCGTTGGTGCTGACGATCATTGCCGGGGTGAAGGCGAACGAAGGCTTTCCCTACCGTTATCCATTCACTTGGCGACTGATCAAATAA
- the rph gene encoding ribonuclease PH, whose amino-acid sequence MKRPSGRAADQLRSIRITRNYTKHAEGSVLVEFGDTKVICTVSVENGVPRFLKGQGQGWLTAEYGMLPRATGERNQREASRGKQGGRTLEIQRLIGRSLRAALDMSKLGDVTLYVDCDVIQADGGTRTASITGAMVALVDALKVIKKRGGLKGGDPLKQMIGAVSVGMYQGEPVLDLDYLEDSAAETDLNVVMTSTGGFIEVQGTAEGAPFQPEDLNAMLELAKKGMNEIFELQKAALAD is encoded by the coding sequence ATGAAACGTCCAAGTGGTCGCGCTGCCGATCAGCTTCGCTCGATCCGCATTACCCGCAACTACACCAAACACGCCGAGGGATCCGTACTGGTCGAATTCGGTGATACCAAGGTCATCTGCACCGTCAGCGTCGAAAACGGCGTGCCGCGCTTCCTCAAAGGGCAAGGCCAGGGCTGGTTGACCGCCGAGTACGGCATGCTGCCGCGCGCGACCGGCGAGCGTAACCAGCGTGAAGCGAGCCGTGGCAAGCAGGGCGGCCGCACCCTGGAAATCCAGCGCCTGATCGGCCGTTCGCTACGCGCTGCGCTGGACATGTCCAAGCTGGGCGACGTGACCCTGTACGTCGACTGCGACGTGATCCAGGCTGACGGCGGCACCCGCACCGCCTCTATCACCGGCGCCATGGTGGCACTGGTCGATGCACTGAAAGTGATCAAGAAGCGCGGCGGCCTGAAAGGCGGCGACCCGCTCAAGCAAATGATCGGCGCGGTATCGGTCGGCATGTATCAGGGCGAGCCAGTGCTGGATCTGGACTATCTTGAAGATTCCGCCGCCGAGACCGACCTCAACGTGGTGATGACCAGCACCGGTGGCTTCATCGAAGTCCAGGGCACCGCCGAAGGCGCGCCGTTCCAGCCTGAAGATCTGAACGCCATGCTGGAACTGGCGAAGAAAGGCATGAACGAAATCTTCGAACTGCAAAAGGCTGCACTGGCCGACTGA
- a CDS encoding YicC/YloC family endoribonuclease, with translation MVHSMTAFARVEKAGVQGTLSWELRSVNSRYLEPHLRLPESFRDLEGAVREALRQGLSRGKLECTLRFTEESTGKPLQVDRERAAQLVAAAETVAGLIKNPAALNPLEVLAWPGVLVADATDPQALNAEALALFNQGLKELKAGREREGAELARLINERLTSIEEDVVTLRELVPQMLATQRQKVLDRFTDMKAELDPQRLEQEMVMLAQKSDVAEELDRLSTHIIEVRRVLKSGGAAGRRLDFLMQELNREANTLGSKAFDPRSTQAAVNLKVLIEQMREQVQNIE, from the coding sequence ATGGTGCACAGCATGACCGCCTTCGCCCGCGTCGAGAAAGCCGGCGTCCAGGGCACCCTGAGCTGGGAGCTGCGCTCGGTCAACAGCCGCTATCTGGAACCGCACCTGCGCTTGCCGGAGTCGTTCCGCGACCTCGAGGGCGCCGTGCGTGAAGCCCTACGTCAGGGCCTGTCGCGGGGCAAACTGGAATGCACCCTGCGCTTCACCGAAGAAAGCACCGGCAAGCCGTTGCAGGTCGACCGCGAGCGCGCCGCGCAACTGGTCGCCGCCGCCGAAACCGTTGCCGGCCTGATCAAGAACCCGGCAGCACTCAACCCGCTGGAAGTGCTGGCCTGGCCCGGCGTACTGGTGGCCGACGCCACTGATCCACAGGCGCTGAACGCCGAGGCGCTGGCGCTGTTCAATCAAGGTCTCAAGGAACTCAAGGCCGGCCGCGAGCGCGAAGGCGCGGAGCTGGCACGCCTGATCAACGAGCGCCTGACTTCCATTGAAGAGGACGTCGTGACCTTGCGTGAACTGGTGCCGCAGATGCTCGCGACCCAGCGTCAGAAAGTCCTCGACCGCTTCACCGACATGAAGGCCGAACTGGATCCGCAGCGCCTGGAACAGGAAATGGTCATGCTCGCGCAAAAGAGCGATGTGGCCGAAGAACTGGATCGCTTGAGCACCCACATCATCGAAGTTCGCCGGGTGCTCAAGTCCGGCGGTGCCGCCGGTCGGCGCCTGGACTTCCTGATGCAGGAACTCAACCGCGAAGCCAACACACTGGGCTCCAAGGCCTTCGACCCGCGCAGCACCCAGGCCGCCGTCAACCTCAAGGTGTTGATCGAGCAGATGCGCGAACAAGTGCAGAATATTGAGTAA
- the gmk gene encoding guanylate kinase has translation MTHSTGTLYIISAPSGAGKSSLVKALTDANPEIRVSISHTTRAMRPGEVDGVNYHFVTREEFVKMGEHGDFLERAEVFGNFYGTSQSRLQQTLDEGHDLILEIDWQGAEQVRKLMPQARSIFILPPSLQALHQRLTNRGQDSDEIIDGRMREAVSEMSHYVEYDYLIINDDFAHALDDLKAIFRANQLQQKRQQVRFGKLLAELLG, from the coding sequence ATGACCCACAGCACCGGCACCCTGTACATCATTTCCGCGCCATCGGGCGCAGGCAAGAGCAGCCTGGTCAAGGCTTTGACCGATGCCAATCCGGAGATCCGCGTCTCGATCTCCCACACCACCCGCGCCATGCGTCCGGGTGAAGTGGACGGCGTGAACTATCACTTCGTGACCCGCGAAGAGTTCGTGAAGATGGGCGAGCACGGCGATTTCCTCGAGCGCGCCGAAGTCTTCGGCAACTTCTATGGCACCTCGCAAAGCCGCCTGCAGCAGACGCTGGACGAAGGTCACGACCTGATTCTGGAAATCGACTGGCAAGGCGCCGAACAAGTGCGCAAGCTGATGCCGCAGGCACGCTCGATCTTCATCCTGCCGCCGTCGTTGCAAGCATTGCACCAGCGCCTGACCAACCGTGGCCAGGACAGTGACGAGATCATTGATGGCCGGATGCGCGAAGCCGTCAGCGAGATGAGCCACTATGTCGAGTACGACTATCTGATCATCAACGACGATTTCGCCCATGCACTGGACGATCTTAAGGCGATTTTCCGCGCCAATCAGCTGCAACAGAAACGCCAGCAGGTACGTTTCGGCAAATTACTGGCCGAACTGCTCGGTTAA
- the rpoZ gene encoding DNA-directed RNA polymerase subunit omega, protein MARVTVEDCLEHVENRFELVMLSTKRARQLATGGKEPLVQWENDKPTVVALREIAEGLMSYEFIAEQEIVHEDPVFAAFEDESNEAV, encoded by the coding sequence ATGGCCCGCGTAACCGTTGAAGACTGCCTAGAACACGTGGAAAACCGCTTTGAGCTGGTCATGCTCTCTACCAAGCGTGCCCGTCAACTGGCCACCGGCGGCAAAGAGCCACTGGTCCAGTGGGAAAACGACAAGCCGACCGTTGTCGCCCTGCGTGAAATCGCAGAAGGCCTGATGAGCTACGAGTTCATCGCCGAGCAGGAAATCGTCCACGAAGACCCGGTCTTCGCTGCGTTCGAGGACGAGTCCAACGAGGCCGTCTAA
- the spoT gene encoding bifunctional GTP diphosphokinase/guanosine-3',5'-bis pyrophosphate 3'-pyrophosphohydrolase: MPSIDALADRLSTYLGNDQVNLVRRAYFYAEQAHDGQRRRSGEAYVTHPLAVANILADMHMDHQSLMAAMLHDVIEDTGIAKEALQAQFGETVAELVDGVSKLTQMNFETKAEAQAENFQKMAMAMARDIRVILVKLADRLHNMRTLEVLSGEKRRRIAKETLEIYAPIANRLGMHAIRIEFEDLGFKAMHPMRSARIYQAVKRARGNRKEIVNKIEESLGHCLAIDGIQGEVSGRQKHLYGIYKKMRGKRRAFNEIMDVYAFRIIVDKVDTCYRVLGAVHNLYKPLPGRFKDYIAIPKANGYQSLHTTLFGMHGVPIEIQIRTREMEEMANNGIAAHWLYKSSGDEQPKGTHARARQWVKGVLEMQQRAGNSLEFIESVKIDLFPDEVYVFTPKGRIMELPKGSTAVDFAYAVHTDVGNSCIACRINRRLAPLSEPLQSGSTVEIVSAPGARPNPAWLNFVVTGKARTHIRHALKLQRRSESISLGERLLNKVLNGFDSSLEKIPAERVKAMLTEYRLELIEDLLEDIGLGNRMAYVVARRLLGEGEQLPSPEGPLAIRGTEGLVLSYAKCCTPIPGDPIVGHLSAGKGMVVHLDNCRNISEIRHNPEKCIQLSWAKDVTGEFNVELRVELEHQRGLIALLASSVNAADGNIEKISMDERDGRISVVQLVVSVHDRVHLARVIKKLRALTGVIRITRMRA, from the coding sequence ATGCCGAGCATAGACGCCCTCGCCGATCGCTTATCGACCTACCTCGGCAACGACCAGGTCAACCTGGTCCGCCGAGCGTATTTCTACGCCGAACAAGCCCATGACGGTCAGCGCCGTCGCAGCGGCGAGGCGTACGTCACGCATCCTCTTGCGGTGGCGAATATTCTTGCCGACATGCACATGGACCATCAGAGCCTGATGGCCGCGATGCTGCATGACGTGATCGAAGACACCGGTATCGCCAAAGAGGCGCTGCAAGCGCAGTTCGGTGAAACCGTGGCCGAACTGGTCGACGGGGTCAGCAAACTGACCCAGATGAACTTCGAGACCAAGGCCGAAGCCCAGGCCGAAAACTTCCAGAAAATGGCCATGGCCATGGCGCGCGACATTCGCGTGATCCTGGTCAAGCTCGCCGACCGCCTGCACAACATGCGCACGCTGGAAGTGCTGTCCGGGGAAAAACGCCGCCGGATCGCCAAGGAAACCCTCGAAATCTACGCGCCCATCGCCAACCGGCTGGGCATGCACGCCATTCGTATCGAATTCGAAGACCTCGGCTTCAAGGCGATGCACCCGATGCGTTCCGCGCGGATCTACCAGGCGGTCAAGCGCGCCCGGGGCAACCGCAAGGAAATCGTCAACAAGATCGAAGAGTCCCTCGGCCACTGCCTCGCGATCGACGGCATCCAGGGCGAAGTCAGCGGTCGCCAGAAACACCTCTACGGCATCTACAAGAAAATGCGCGGCAAGCGTCGGGCCTTCAACGAGATCATGGACGTCTATGCGTTCCGGATCATCGTCGACAAGGTCGATACCTGCTACCGCGTGCTGGGTGCTGTGCATAATTTGTACAAACCGTTGCCGGGACGCTTCAAGGATTACATCGCGATTCCCAAGGCCAACGGCTATCAGTCGCTGCACACCACGCTGTTTGGCATGCACGGCGTACCGATCGAGATCCAGATCCGCACCCGCGAAATGGAAGAGATGGCCAACAACGGCATTGCCGCACACTGGCTGTACAAATCCAGCGGTGACGAGCAGCCGAAAGGCACTCACGCCCGCGCCCGCCAGTGGGTCAAAGGCGTGCTGGAAATGCAGCAACGTGCCGGCAACTCGCTGGAATTCATCGAGAGCGTGAAGATCGACCTGTTCCCGGACGAGGTCTACGTGTTCACGCCCAAAGGCCGGATCATGGAGCTGCCCAAAGGCTCCACGGCGGTCGACTTTGCCTATGCGGTGCACACCGACGTCGGCAACAGCTGCATCGCCTGCCGGATCAACCGCCGTCTCGCACCGCTGTCCGAACCGCTGCAAAGCGGCTCCACGGTCGAGATCGTCAGCGCACCCGGCGCGCGGCCGAATCCGGCGTGGCTCAACTTCGTGGTCACCGGCAAGGCACGTACGCACATCCGCCATGCACTGAAACTGCAACGTCGCTCCGAGTCCATCAGCCTCGGCGAACGCCTGCTGAACAAGGTGCTCAACGGTTTCGACAGCTCACTGGAGAAAATCCCGGCCGAGCGCGTCAAGGCGATGCTCACCGAATACCGCCTCGAACTGATCGAAGATTTGCTCGAAGACATTGGTCTGGGCAACCGCATGGCCTATGTCGTGGCGCGCCGTCTGCTCGGCGAAGGCGAGCAGCTGCCGAGCCCGGAAGGCCCGTTGGCGATTCGCGGTACCGAAGGTCTGGTGCTCAGTTACGCCAAATGCTGCACGCCGATCCCGGGCGACCCGATTGTCGGGCACCTGTCGGCGGGCAAAGGCATGGTCGTGCACCTGGACAACTGCCGCAACATCAGCGAAATCCGGCACAACCCGGAAAAATGCATCCAGCTCTCGTGGGCCAAGGATGTCACCGGCGAATTCAACGTCGAGCTGCGCGTCGAGCTGGAGCACCAGCGCGGCCTGATCGCCCTGCTGGCCAGCAGCGTCAACGCGGCCGACGGCAATATCGAGAAAATCAGCATGGACGAGCGCGATGGCCGCATCAGCGTCGTCCAACTGGTGGTCAGCGTCCACGACCGTGTGCACCTGGCCCGCGTGATCAAGAAACTGCGCGCCCTGACCGGGGTCATCCGCATCACCCGCATGCGTGCCTAA
- a CDS encoding RidA family protein — translation MTKTVITSDKAPAAIGTYSQAIKAGNTVYMSGQIPLDPKTMELVEGFEAQTVQVFENLKAVAEAAGGSFKDIVKLNIFLTDLSHFAKVNEIMGKYFDQPYPARAAIGVAALPKGSQVEMDAILVIE, via the coding sequence ATGACCAAGACCGTTATCACCAGCGACAAGGCCCCAGCCGCCATCGGTACCTACTCCCAGGCGATCAAGGCCGGCAACACCGTCTACATGTCGGGCCAGATTCCTCTGGACCCAAAGACCATGGAACTGGTTGAAGGCTTCGAAGCCCAGACCGTCCAGGTGTTCGAGAACCTCAAAGCCGTGGCTGAAGCCGCTGGCGGTTCGTTCAAGGACATCGTCAAGCTGAACATCTTCCTCACCGACCTGAGCCACTTCGCCAAGGTCAACGAGATCATGGGCAAGTACTTCGACCAGCCGTACCCAGCGCGCGCCGCCATCGGCGTTGCTGCCCTGCCGAAGGGTTCGCAAGTCGAAATGGATGCCATCCTGGTCATCGAGTAA
- a CDS encoding SDR family oxidoreductase, with product MSAPSVLIAGCGDVGSRLATQLLAAGWEVHGLRRDVSRLPDGVIGVAGDLFKEDCPENWPFGAVDYLVYCAAATDHDEAGYRAAYVQGLQNVLSWLDDYGQTPERLLFVSSSSVYGQQEGEWVDEHSATVASGYSGQVMLEAEQVALKSGIPASIVRLTGIYGPGREWLLTQVRRGYRVAVEPPLYGNRIHADDAAGLMAFLLQAAHQGTPLQDIYIGVDDAPAPLAEVVAWLREYLGVTDWAENASVRRTGSKRCSNARAKALGWTPKYPSYREGYAAILEGKC from the coding sequence ATGTCCGCGCCTTCTGTTTTGATTGCCGGTTGCGGTGACGTCGGCAGTCGTCTGGCTACGCAATTGTTGGCCGCCGGCTGGGAGGTGCATGGTCTGCGCCGTGATGTTTCGCGTTTGCCGGATGGCGTCATCGGCGTCGCCGGTGACCTGTTCAAGGAAGATTGCCCGGAAAACTGGCCGTTCGGGGCGGTGGATTATCTGGTGTATTGCGCAGCGGCAACCGATCACGATGAGGCCGGTTATCGTGCGGCTTACGTGCAGGGTTTGCAGAACGTGCTGAGCTGGCTGGACGACTATGGGCAGACCCCTGAGCGGCTGCTGTTCGTTTCCAGCAGCAGTGTGTACGGGCAGCAGGAAGGGGAGTGGGTCGACGAGCATTCAGCGACCGTCGCCAGCGGCTATTCCGGGCAGGTGATGCTTGAGGCTGAGCAAGTGGCGCTGAAAAGCGGTATCCCGGCGAGCATCGTGCGCCTGACCGGCATTTACGGCCCCGGACGTGAATGGCTGTTGACCCAGGTGCGTCGCGGTTATCGGGTGGCGGTCGAGCCGCCGCTGTACGGCAATCGCATTCATGCTGATGACGCGGCGGGGCTGATGGCGTTTCTGCTGCAGGCGGCCCATCAGGGCACGCCGTTGCAGGATATTTATATCGGTGTGGACGATGCGCCGGCACCGCTGGCCGAAGTGGTCGCCTGGTTGCGCGAGTATCTGGGTGTCACCGATTGGGCGGAAAACGCCAGCGTACGCCGCACCGGCAGCAAGCGCTGCAGCAATGCCCGGGCGAAGGCGCTGGGCTGGACGCCGAAGTATCCGAGTTACCGTGAAGGCTATGCGGCGATTCTTGAAGGTAAGTGCTGA
- the exbB gene encoding tonB-system energizer ExbB: MTRNQFPASPTTRPRAWSAVAALLLSLMLAPTAAFADAQAPAAPAATEQHAPATAAPAATDPVQAVDASAADAPEVLEPDNSLGMAHDLSPWGMYQNADIIVKIVMIGLAIASIITWTIWIAKGFELMGAKRRLRGEIAALKKAATLKEASATAAKEGTLANLLVHDALEEMRLSVNSREKEGIKERVSFRLERLVAACGRNMSSGTGVLATIGSTAPFVGLFGTVWGIMNSFIGIAKTQTTNLAVVAPGIAEALLATALGLVAAIPAVVIYNVFARSIAGYKAQVSDASAQVLLLVSRDLDHQPERSSSQPHMVKVG, from the coding sequence ATGACACGTAATCAATTCCCCGCTTCGCCAACCACACGACCTCGCGCCTGGAGCGCGGTGGCGGCCCTGCTGCTCAGCCTGATGCTGGCGCCGACCGCTGCTTTCGCTGACGCACAAGCGCCAGCCGCTCCGGCTGCCACCGAACAGCACGCGCCTGCTACCGCCGCGCCAGCCGCCACCGACCCGGTACAGGCTGTAGACGCCAGCGCAGCAGACGCGCCTGAAGTGCTCGAACCTGACAACAGCTTGGGCATGGCCCACGACCTGTCGCCATGGGGCATGTACCAGAACGCGGACATCATCGTGAAAATCGTGATGATCGGTCTGGCCATCGCTTCCATCATCACCTGGACCATCTGGATCGCCAAAGGCTTCGAGCTGATGGGCGCCAAGCGTCGTCTGCGCGGTGAAATCGCTGCCCTGAAAAAAGCCGCGACCCTCAAGGAAGCCAGCGCCACTGCGGCAAAGGAAGGCACCCTCGCCAACCTGCTGGTGCACGACGCCCTCGAAGAGATGCGCCTGTCGGTCAACAGCCGCGAGAAAGAAGGCATCAAGGAGCGCGTCAGCTTCCGTCTTGAGCGTCTGGTCGCTGCCTGTGGCCGCAACATGAGCAGCGGCACCGGCGTTCTTGCCACCATCGGTTCCACCGCGCCGTTCGTCGGCCTGTTCGGTACCGTGTGGGGCATCATGAACAGCTTCATCGGCATCGCCAAGACCCAGACCACCAACCTTGCCGTCGTGGCGCCGGGCATCGCCGAAGCGCTGCTGGCCACCGCGCTGGGCCTGGTTGCTGCGATTCCTGCGGTGGTGATCTACAACGTGTTCGCCCGCTCCATCGCCGGCTACAAGGCGCAGGTGTCCGACGCTTCGGCGCAGGTCCTGTTGCTGGTCAGCCGTGACCTCGATCACCAGCCTGAGCGCAGCAGCTCGCAACCACACATGGTGAAAGTGGGGTAA
- the exbD gene encoding TonB system transport protein ExbD has translation MGLHLKEGADDDLAENHEINVTPFIDVMLVLLIIFMVAAPLATVDIKVDLPASTAKPAPRPEKPVFLSVKADQRLYIGDDEVNADTLGAVLDAKTQGKKDTTIFFQADKGVDYGDLMSVMDKLRSAGYLKVGLVGLESAAKK, from the coding sequence ATGGGCCTGCATTTGAAAGAAGGCGCAGACGACGATCTGGCCGAGAACCACGAAATCAACGTCACGCCGTTCATCGACGTGATGCTGGTACTGCTGATCATCTTCATGGTGGCCGCGCCGCTGGCTACCGTGGACATCAAAGTCGACCTCCCTGCTTCGACCGCCAAACCGGCGCCGCGCCCGGAGAAACCGGTGTTCCTCAGCGTTAAAGCTGATCAGCGCCTGTACATCGGCGACGACGAAGTCAATGCCGATACCCTTGGCGCCGTGCTCGACGCCAAGACCCAGGGCAAAAAAGACACCACCATCTTCTTCCAGGCCGACAAGGGCGTGGACTACGGCGACCTGATGAGCGTGATGGATAAATTGCGCTCGGCCGGTTACCTGAAGGTCGGTCTGGTGGGCCTCGAGAGCGCAGCCAAGAAATGA
- a CDS encoding energy transducer TonB family protein: MITTRHKLTRYSGSLAVVLGVHALAIALALNWTARPPIELPPQAMMVELAPVPTPPPPAPPKVVTPPQPPAPVEELPIPKLAEAPKPEIAVPKPKPKPKPKPQPPKPVEKKPEPVKEKPSEEKPAETQPTQAPTEKSAQPAPGPSPAQMAAKASWQNTLLAHLGKYKKYPQSAQARGKEGLNRLRFVVDAEGNVLSFELVGRSGNADLDRATLEMIRRAQPLPKPPADMLNNGSIEIVAPFVYSLDKRR; this comes from the coding sequence ATGATCACGACGCGCCATAAGCTGACGCGTTACAGCGGTAGCCTGGCCGTGGTGCTGGGCGTTCACGCGCTGGCCATCGCGCTGGCGCTGAACTGGACCGCCCGCCCGCCCATCGAACTGCCGCCGCAGGCAATGATGGTTGAGCTGGCACCGGTTCCGACCCCGCCACCGCCTGCTCCGCCGAAAGTCGTCACACCGCCGCAGCCACCGGCTCCGGTCGAAGAGTTGCCGATTCCGAAACTGGCTGAAGCACCCAAGCCCGAGATTGCCGTACCGAAGCCCAAACCCAAGCCAAAGCCGAAACCGCAGCCGCCCAAACCGGTGGAGAAAAAACCGGAACCGGTGAAGGAAAAACCTTCCGAGGAAAAACCGGCGGAGACGCAGCCGACCCAGGCCCCGACGGAGAAATCCGCCCAGCCGGCACCGGGACCGTCGCCCGCACAAATGGCCGCCAAGGCCAGCTGGCAAAACACCCTGCTCGCGCACTTGGGCAAGTACAAAAAGTACCCGCAAAGCGCACAGGCACGGGGCAAGGAAGGCCTGAACCGTCTGCGTTTCGTGGTGGATGCCGAAGGTAATGTGCTGTCGTTCGAACTGGTGGGCCGCTCGGGCAACGCCGATCTGGACCGGGCCACCCTGGAAATGATCCGCCGCGCACAACCGCTGCCCAAGCCACCGGCCGACATGCTCAACAACGGCTCGATCGAAATTGTCGCGCCGTTTGTGTACTCGCTGGATAAACGCCGCTGA
- a CDS encoding hydrogen peroxide-inducible genes activator, with the protein MTLTELRYIVTLAQEQHFGHAAERCHVSQPTLSVGVKKLEDELGVLIFERSKSAVRLTPVGEGIVAQAQKVLEQAQGIRELAQAGKNQLTAPLKVGAIYTVGPYLFPHLIPQLHRVAPQMPLYIEENFTHVLRDKLRNGELDAIIIALPFNEADVLTLPLYDEPFYVLMPAQHPWTQKESIDAALLNDKSLLLLGEGHCFRDQVLEACPTLTKGNDGAKHTTVESSSLETIRHMVASGLGISILPLSAVDSHHYAPGVIEVRPLSAPVPFRTVAIAWRASFPRPKAIEILADSVRLCSVAKPAAPVTAG; encoded by the coding sequence ATGACCCTCACAGAATTACGCTACATCGTTACCCTCGCCCAAGAGCAGCACTTCGGCCACGCCGCCGAGCGTTGCCACGTCAGTCAGCCGACCCTGTCGGTGGGCGTGAAAAAACTTGAAGACGAACTCGGTGTGCTGATTTTCGAGCGCAGTAAAAGCGCCGTGCGCCTGACCCCGGTCGGCGAAGGCATCGTCGCCCAGGCGCAGAAAGTCCTGGAGCAGGCCCAAGGCATCCGTGAACTGGCCCAGGCCGGCAAGAACCAACTGACCGCCCCGCTGAAAGTCGGCGCGATCTACACCGTCGGGCCGTACCTGTTCCCGCACCTGATTCCACAACTGCACCGGGTCGCCCCGCAGATGCCGTTGTACATCGAAGAAAACTTCACCCACGTGCTGCGCGACAAACTGCGCAATGGCGAGCTCGACGCGATCATCATCGCCCTGCCGTTCAACGAAGCCGACGTGCTGACCCTGCCGCTGTACGACGAGCCGTTCTACGTCTTGATGCCGGCCCAGCACCCGTGGACGCAAAAGGAATCCATCGACGCTGCCCTGCTCAACGACAAGAGCCTGCTGCTGCTCGGCGAAGGCCACTGCTTCCGCGACCAGGTGCTTGAGGCCTGCCCGACCCTGACCAAGGGCAACGACGGCGCCAAGCACACCACGGTGGAATCCAGCTCGCTGGAAACCATCCGCCACATGGTCGCGTCCGGTTTGGGCATCTCGATCCTGCCGCTGTCAGCGGTGGACAGCCACCACTACGCCCCGGGCGTGATCGAAGTACGCCCGCTGTCGGCGCCGGTGCCATTCCGCACCGTGGCGATTGCCTGGCGCGCGAGCTTCCCACGGCCGAAAGCCATCGAGATCCTCGCCGACTCCGTTCGCCTGTGCTCGGTGGCCAAGCCCGCCGCACCGGTCACGGCCGGTTAA